The following DNA comes from Diorhabda carinulata isolate Delta chromosome 3, icDioCari1.1, whole genome shotgun sequence.
AAAGGTTAATCCAGACGTAAAAATATATGATCTATAACAACATTGATATTcacatatgggtgattccgttctaactgtgattttttgtattcaaaatttcaagattttaaaatttaacttttctaacttttttatgcatattattcatctattttactgtaaaaataaaactctaagaggaatttactacaacttcaaagtatcacgagcaagacacaaatgtcggattttgagttccacggtactgactcatttatccacggtactgacatggtaacttaagatattaaacaacaagtgcatcaattttcctcagtttgatcataaacattagaatttataaggtaattagtttaaatcatttgttacgacaaaaaaaattaataatttatcggtaaattctaggaatggacatgacacggtactgacatggtaacttaagatattaaacaacaagtgcatcaattttcctcagtttgatcataaacattagaatttataaggtaattagtttaaatcatttgttacgacaaaaaaaattaataatttatcggtaaattctaggaatggacatgacacggtactgacattcaagtgatgtagtataagttttctttaagtggcaagttatattgtataaaaataatgtttaaatatcttaagaattattcaattaacacaaaatttttattaattgattattaattaatgactagtacaacaaaacaatacaggacattgaatatcacagttataatggaatcacccatatagtTTTCGAACAATTATTCCATTTTTCGTCAAATtccaaaatccaaaaattttcaaactatttaCCAATCCCAACGATTTATTTCAATCccaaaataatagtaatttttgattgatatttcaaaagtcaacaaacaaacgaaaaaataggaaaatatatgCAGTTtcttcaatgaaatattttgggTACAATCACGGGTTATCTTTATGAAGATTTCAATATTCACCTATAACAATGAATGAggcaacatttttttttatttattattacgaatttctATAACACTTTTTACTAATCATCTGCCATCATTAGATTGAACAACAGGATaaattaatacataataatttattattatacttgtATACTACTATAATATAACTATAATATACTTGTATTAGTTTGTATGTGTCTATGTAACTGAATCTTTGCTTGCGATGTTTGATCGGACACTCATCATGAATTAATGTTATTGATAGTTCGGAATTTTGATACAATCGATCGATTATTATCAGCAGTTGAGGATTAAAGATTTTTACCTTAACTTGATGGTATGTACGTAGGTAACGAAGTCTTTGAACTTGATTTATGAGCACTTCAAACCGTGGAATTGATTTTGAACTTGGAGCACTTATTAAGGATTAATAATTAAACCCCAATTTTCACCTAAATCCGAGCAAATATAGCATCAACGAAATGTTTGGAATCGATGAATCGATTCTCCCACTCACTGTAAATACTcctacaaatacaaaattttttaccatTGTGAAAGACGTGAAAATACACTAATTTCatgaatttgtattttgtattattatacTTGTATGTATGTAAGTATATAGATATTAGGGTATTATATACACCGCGACCTAAAGGATCGGGTTGTGTTTATCGACGGATGGTATATTAGTGACATAGTTAAACATGCATAGTAATATAAAACAATTGACTATTCGTTTCATCAGTACTAAACCTCGTTTTTAAACTAGAAGAACTGATTTGAATTTAACCTGAGAATTCTCAAGATTCCTAATTGGTTGAATCATAGCCTGTTTTACACAGCAATTTTGACATATATTATGATTGACAATtgtacaaattataaacaaatagtGTCCACTTTTTTtacgttattattatttttctattaaaataaaacagcTGCTCTTATCAGGACTGATTTAAAAATGAGATAAGAAAATGTTCCAAGTACTAGCAGACAGCATTCGAACCCCTAAAAAGGAGTTCTGTAGTCTTGGGTCACTCATCAGCTACAAAGAAGAGAACATTGTGATTTTGTATAAACAAACCTCAAATAATAACCAGAAAAAAAGGTATATGACATTGTAAAAACGTTGGGGAAGTCATCGAAAATAGCacttttgtatgaaattaacgaatacaaattttatttttcaggaGTTACTAGATCGACTGTGATTCTAATATAGAAACACTGGGATAATTGTTCCTTCTAACCATGGTTGAGGTTCCCCAAACATTGTAAAAACCTCGatgatacaacaaaaaaatataattctacgCATTATTCATAGTTTCTTTTTAGAAAATGGAATACTAACTTTAAATAAAGTTGTAACTGAAATAAAACAATGCCAAGATTCACCACTATATAAAGTTacgaaagaaatatatttcaagtaaGCCACAAATTATACTAATTTTCATATGAATTGAAAGCTTACCATTTATTTTATGGTATATACTGAGACAATCAGATTTTATAGATACCtgaaaagtaatagaaaaagtattttgagAAAGCACAACGATATtgtgaaatggaaaaaaattacctAATGAAACCTGATTAAATGAGGGTCATACAAAATATGGATGGATACAATTATTGAGGATAAAATAGATGCTTTTCGTTTCTAGAGGCTCGAAAAATCTTTCCTAATCCTTAATACGAGATCTGGGCATGGAATTATTACAGATGCATTGCTAATATTTACAAGTGAGAAAACTGGAGATTATCCTGAGGATATAGTATTTGAAAACTGGTTCAAAAAAATTGCCCGGTGGTGGTGTAGTTGTAATGGACAATGCATTTCACTACAGCCGTATGCAGGAAAAAGTTCgatattgaaaaaaagataTGCAAAAATGGTTACAATCTAAGAGGAtacaacttgatataaataGATAAGAACATAGAGATTCTTATGTTACCGATGAAATTCcacaacaaaataatgaaattatatttagacTTCCACCATATCATTGAGATTTGAGCCCTATAGAATTGGCTCAGGTGAAAACTGAAGTGGCAGCCAACAGTACTGCTTTTAAACTAAAAGATAGAGGGGATCTTCCAGCGCAAGATTTAGAAAACGTGACAAACATACACtgcaaaaaagttaaaattattaagttaGATAGGATTGTGGATATAAAACCGATAATCGTTTCTTTTTCTAGTGATGACGGTGAAGCATATTATCGatgaataattattcattacTGTATATTCAATTCATTTAGTGTTTtcaaagtaaacaaataatagGCAATGTAATCAATAGCTCTGATAAACTGTGAAACttttatttgttacaaataatgtttgataaaaaattatgcgAATAGTTCGATGATTAAACTgatgatttttatattgattgttaAGAActgaaattgatgttttcagaATAACTATTAACTATAATGGATTgtctattgaaaaatatgccTAGTACCTACCcaatatgaaatattccaaatgagaaatgtttaaaattctttgctggttcaaataaactaattgttGATGTGTGGAGactgtattatttattaataatattaaaacatgtGTTAGTTGGGTTTTTAATGGCGATATATCAACAacacatttcttattaatacaaaaaatagaaaaaaactttatgttgGGCGGCGTTGCCAcgttttcgacttattttaacataataaaaaattattttaaagattaattttaacataatagCCCCCTCTCTGAAGGGATGCCTTCAAAACAGCTTATTGTAGAAATTTACTTGATAATATATACCTATGTTTACAAAGTCTATCACTGTATTAAGATTGCAATAAATCGATTTAATTGTCTATGTCTTCTTGTCTTGGTAATGGACACAAATGTCTGATGGAACGAATAATTAGTCCCTTATGGGTTTGGACTTCAGCAACTCTTGTAATGCCGTCTCTTCCGGGAAATAATTTCCTAATTATTCCCATTGGCCATTGGCATGGTGGATATAGGGTGTTTTTTATTAAGACTAAAGTGCCCACAGAAATAGTTGATGGGGCGTCTTTCCACTTGTACTGCTGATGTAGCTGAGAAATATATTGTCTTGAAAATCTTCGCCAAAATTGTTGGTAGAGTTTCTGGATGTGTTCTAATCGAGTCAAACGATACTTGTTGGTATTAGTATAGTCAATGTTGAGAATGGAGGTCAGAACTCGACCTATTAAGAAATGGGATGGTGTAATGGGTGACAAGTCATTAGGGTCATTTGATTGCGCAAACAATGGTCGAGAGTTTAATATACCTTCGATTTGTATCACTAAGGTGCACATTTCTTCGTAAGtcacattattattaataagagctcgcttcaaatgaaatttgcaACTTTTAACGGCTGCTTCCCACAATCCGCCATGATTTGGGGTGTAAGGAGGAATAAACTTCCAATGTATATTATATTGACTGGTAGAATTGACAATAGAGGCctgattgttaaataaaaatttactaagATCTTTCAATAAGTTGTTAGTGCCGTGAAATGTAGTTCCGTTATcggaatatattattttgggaACACCTCGTCTAGATACAAAGCGTTTTAAGCATGCTAAGAAATTGTTGGAAGTTAAATCAGTTACTATTTCTCAATGTATTGCCTTAGTgcaaaaacaaacgaaaatagccaaataacatttattaagtTTAGCTCCTTTACCTGGtttgttcaaaatatagaaTGGGCCGGCATAATCAACTCCGGTCACTTCAAATGGAAGCGTAGGCCTAATTCTTTCATTCGGTAGGTTTGACATTGGACAGGAAAATGGAATAGGATTGAACTTGAAACAATTCACGCAATTTCTCACTGTTTGTTTGGCTAATATAGAACCACCAACAGGCCAGTAGAATTGTCGAACCGAACTTAATAGTAGTTGTGGTCCTGGGTGTAACAATTGACTatgtttatgattaaaaattagctTGGTAAAATTGTGTTTACTTGAGAGTAAGATTGGATGTTTGATGTTGAATGGTAAGTGAGTATTTTTTAATCGTCCCCCAACTCTGATGATTCCTTTCTCATCAATAAAGAGCGCTAATGAGGCAAATTTATGTTTAGCATCTAATTGCTTGTTTTTACGAAGTAATTCTAGCTCCTCGGAAAATGATTCCATTTGAGATAATAGTATTGGTGTTTTCCAATTCTTCAACTGATAATGGGCCAATAACTTTGGTATCAGATTTTCGTGCATTATTGATAAAAGGCATACAATATGCTGTGACTCTTTTTAATCGTTGTAAACAagagaattttgtaaataaatcacaaatttttgtatgttgTGATATGACCAAAATAGTTTTAGATTTTCTTAGTTCTGGGAGATCGtgtttagaaattgaaaaattagtaattgGCCAATCTGAtgattgtaacaataaaaattgaggtCCTTTCCACCAAATTGCACTTGACATCAGCATTTTAGGCATTATACCTCGAGATGCTAAATCTGCAGGGTTTCCTTAGTACTAACATACCTCCAATTTTCAATGTTCGTGAGAGATTGTATTTTAGATACGCGATTAGCAACAAAGGTCTGTAATAAATTGGGTTCCGTGTTAATCCAACATAGGGCGACTTGAGAATCggaccacaaacaataatgaatattttttaaattgaaggCATTGACCACAGTATTTACTAGTTGTGCTCCTAGAAGACAAGCACACAATTTAAGTTTTGGAATTGTTATTGTCTTCAGCGGCGACACTTTGGTTTTGGCACATAGTAATTGAACGTTATAATTTCCGCTATCGTCAACACTACGTAAGTATATGCAACATGAATATGCATCTCTCGATGCATCGCAGAAGCAATGGACATCTGTAAGtacataatttgaataaatagcaTTTCTAGGAATAGATAATTGATTTAAACTGCCAAGTTCATTCTGAAATCGATACCAAGTTTGTTCTATATCTTGTGGAATAGGCTCATCCCATCTAATGTGTAGGGACCATAATTTctgtattattaattttgcaATAACTATTGAAGGGCTTAATAACCCTAAAGGATCGTAAATTTGAGCAATAATTGAAAGAATGTGACGTTTAGTAATTGTGTTTCGATGGGTAAATtgtttaattgtatattttagaatgtcatttttattgtcCCATTGGATTCCCAAAGTTTTACAACTTTCTTTATCACCTATATCTAAAATTGCATTTGAGATATTGTTATCTTTGAAGCCACAAActacttgaaaattattagaaatccactttcttaaaatgaaattagcGGATGATAAGACATCATATATGTCTTtgcataatttttgtaattctattAAATCGTTAGAACCGGTCAACAAATCGTCCACGTACATGTCCTTTAGTATTGTTTCTCAGGCTTTGGGGTATTGATTCATATTGTGTTCCGCTAGCGTCTTAATACACTTGATAGCCAGATATGGAGCTGATCGAGTTCCATATGTAACTGTATTCAAGTGATAAGTGCAAAAGTTACTTTTGGGGTTATTACGCCATAGTATCTGTTGTAAAGGTCTATGCTCTCGATCTATGAGAATTTGACGATACATTTTTGATATGTCAGCGGAAACCACGAATTTATATGTTCTGAATCGTAAGAATGTTTATAATGTCATTCTGAACTTTAGGGCCGATATATTGTAGATCGTTAAGCGACCACCCTTTAGACGTCTTACAGCTTCCATCAAAAACTACGCGTAAACGAGTTGTCTTTTAAAATACCATGATGTggtaaaaagtatttaattccATCGGGTTCAATAGTTAATTTAGTCATATGACCTAAAGTTTCATATTCTTGAATAAAATCGGTGtataattgtttaaattgaacATCCGCGAACCGTTTTTCTAATGTCTTAAATCTTCTAATTGCTTCGGGTTTAGACCTGCCCAATAGTTCTGGGGATTGTTTTAACGGGAATTTTATTACAAACTGACCGTTTTCTATGCGGAAAGTATTTTCGTTAAATAAAGACTCACACACAATATCGTCTTgagataaaaattgattactaccttttatttcttcaatttcccAGAATTTCTTTAACTGGTCATCTTCAGGAATATGACTTGAAAGGTTACACatgattgttttattattaattggaaGCGCACCTGTTACTATCCATCCAAATACAGTGTTAACTAACATATTATttcccaattttattttttcgtttaataacAAATCCCAAAATATATTGGCGCCCAACAATAAATCGACTTCTTGTGGACATCCAAAACTGGGATCAGATAATTGAACATGTTCCGGTATCTTTAATGTACTAGGATTAAAATAAGCAAATGGAATATTACCAGTTATTACAGGGACGACTAAACATGAAATTGTATATTCATGATCATTAACGCAAGAATAAAGAgaaatagaacattttttattaatataagataCAGATTTACCTATTCCAGAAATTGAGACATTGGTAGGTAACAATGATATATTTAGTAAACTACATAGCCTTTCGGTTATTATATTGGATTGAGCTCCACAATCCAGCAGTGCtcttatttgatgaaaattgccTTGGTTGTCTTTAATTTGACATGAGACGGTAGATAACAGTGAATTGGCGAAAGTTTCCGCTTTTAAAATCGTGCTTGAATTATTGTGGTTTACAACTACATTCATCGAAGTTGTTGTTTCATTAGAAGTATTATTTGCCGGGGGTACTACATTATATTCTTTGTGAAGCAGTGTATTGTGCTTCCTTTTGCATATTGTACATTTGCCGTgtttacaattttgtttatcatGACCTGCAAGTAAACAATTTTCGCATAAgtgcaaatttttaattttatgaattcttGTATTAACATTTAAAGCTAAAAACTGAGGACACTTATAAATTGTATGAgcttgtttacaataattacaggacaatgatttatttgttgataaaagcATATGTACTGGATTGTTCTTATTCTTACTTAAATTGCCTATGGATTTAGTTGATTGTTGAGACTCGTCCAAACATTGTAAAATGTCAGATTtttctttcaagaaattcataaattcgtccAAAGTTGGTAATTCAGAatgatatttcatttctttccaGTCACGAATCGTATTTTTGTCCAATTTATTGgacacaatataaataataaaggagTCGTATAAAATATCTTTAGTTAACTCTAAGCCTTCTAGCGATGTTAAATGTTTAGAAATTTCATCTAATAACTTACggaattgtatataattttctctAACAATATTTTGCACACTTAGAATAGACTTGAAATGGCTATCGATtaagaattgttttttatcaaatctttcACCTAAAAGGTTCCCAGCTCTTTCAAATGGTTTGTCTGTACTGTCTAAACCTTCAATAAATCGAGAAGCGTACCCTTCTAGAGACGcctttaaaaactgaaatttctgATTCTCATTCAAATTTGTATTGTCACATATGATAGtttcaaaattggttttaaattgAAGCCAATGATGAAACTCTCCATCAAAACTAGGTAATTTTAACTTTGGTAATAAAACATTCTGAAGAGGATCAAAATTATTCGACGAAATTTTGTTAactgaatttgaattttgttcaaCGCTTGTATCTAGACGTGGTTGTGAAGTttgtat
Coding sequences within:
- the LOC130891515 gene encoding uncharacterized protein LOC130891515: MYVDDLLTGSNDLIELQKLCKDIYDVLSSANFILRKWISNNFQVVCGFKDNNISNAILDIGDKESCKTLGIQWDNKNDILKYTIKQFTHRNTITKRHILSIIAQIYDPLGLLSPSIVIAKLIIQKLWSLHIRWDEPIPQDIEQTWYRFQNELGSLNQLSIPRNAIYSNYVLTDVHCFCDASRDAYSCCIYLRSVDDSGNYNVQLLCAKTKVSPLKTITIPKLKLCACLLGAQLVNTVVNAFNLKNIHYCLWSDSQVALCWINTEPNLLQTFVANRVSKIQSLTNIENWRYVSTKETLQI
- the LOC130891516 gene encoding uncharacterized protein LOC130891516 — encoded protein: MRYDNHLNLLDEFDKIQSIIESECKEDDLDEQFNERDTFQDRYYAAFDFLKQFIQTSQPRLDTSVEQNSNSVNKISSNNFDPLQNVLLPKLKLPSFDGEFHHWLQFKTNFETIICDNTNLNENQKFQFLKASLEGYASRFIEGLDSTDKPFERAGNLLGERFDKKQFLIDSHFKSILSVQNIVRENYIQFRKLLDEISKHLTSLEGLELTKDILYDSFIIYIVSNKLDKNTIRDWKEMKYHSELPTLDEFMNFLKEKSDILQCLDESQQSTKSIGNLSKNKNNPVHMLLSTNKSLSCNYCKQAHTIYKCPQFLALNVNTRIHKIKNLHLCENCLLAGHDKQNCKHGKCTICKRKHNTLLHKEYNVVPPANNTSNETTTSMNVVVNHNNSSTILKAETFANSLLSTVSCQIKDNQGNFHQIRALLDCGAQSNIITERLCSLLNISLLPTNVSISGIGKSVSYINKKCSISLYSCVNDHEYTISCLVVPVITGNIPFAYFNPSTLKIPEHVQLSDPSFGCPQEVDLLLGANIFWDLLLNEKIKLGNNMLVNTVFGWIVTGALPINNKTIMCNLSSHIPEDDQLKKFWEIEEIKGSNQFLSQDDIVCESLFNENTFRIENGQFVIKFPLKQSPELLGRSKPEAIRRFKTLEKRFADVQFKQLYTDFIQEYETLGHMTKLTIEPDGIKYFLPHHGILKDNSFTRSF